Part of the Sciurus carolinensis chromosome 7, mSciCar1.2, whole genome shotgun sequence genome, TTTCTATAATAAGTATAAATAATTCTATTTCACATTAAGAATGAAAACATTGATAGACACAAAATATTAAGCTATCAACTTTGAAAGAACCAGATGAAAACACTGCAGTTCAGTTgatatctttggaaaaaaatcagaaagatttaTGTTGGGGAAAAACACATGTCAGATAATATAAGGAAAGACTACAATAGTCATGAATCACAAATATATTCAGGTCCTAAGTTCAGACCTCTAAAATGGCAGGTTTTTTCTCTGGgaaaatgcattttcctcttttttcgtAAGGCAAGCACAACACTAACACAAAGCACACAGAGAAGCTGTAGGCCAAGGGCAGAAAGAAATTTCCTTATAATTACTGAGATTTTCTGTCCTAAGGCTGGGACATCATTGGATACAGGGTCCCTGCCCAGCAACCTTGACACAGCAGGAATACAACAAACAAAACTATAATGAAAGCCCACATCAATCTTGTCCCTGCTCCTTCCCCATCTTCTCTCCAAGGAGGTAGAATTCTGAGAGGCATCTACACACAGACAGCAGTTTCTTATCCTACAGTTGGagtttcataggaaaaaaaaagcatgaaagtTACTGGATTCACTCTTGAAGCAATTCCTTCTTTCCTAAGGAGGCAACAAGCCAAGTGTATCAGAGACCACTTCCCCCACTGCGGTCCAGAGCTTGCCAGGTTCCAGAACATGACCTAAAGCAATGCAGCGTTTTTCCCAAGGCAGGAGAAACATCTTTACTGATatctgtaataaaataaataaagtgaattaCATGAACATGACTGTGGAGTTCATGAAATAAGCTGTATATACACGTTGTGACCcagcaacaaccaaaaaatagGTTGTTATTATAGTCTTGCAACTTAAATTTCTGGGCAAcatttcaacattaaaaatcCCTCATACACAATATAAGGGTATATTAAATCTGTTCACACTTTTACATGCACCTCAGTTCAAGCTAACCTCCTTAGAAGGGGAGACAATGATAAGCCAGAGTTATCTGTCTTCCCACTGAAATATTGATTTCTAAGAGGTGCTTACTATAGAGAGCAGCTCATTTCCAATGTGAACATGTTCAGTCTCAGCAGCCTCCGAATCACAGTCTGTGCTTGATTCTGCTTTTTTTCAGAAAGGAACTAGacacaaagtagcaggatgtaaaattgacacccataaatcaattgcattcttgTACAACAGTGATGAATCACCTGAAAgagaaaaccatcccattcacaatagactcataaaaaaatatttgggaatcaatctaacaaaagaggggaaagatctctacaatgaaaactaaagaatactaaacaaagaaattgaagaaaaccgtagaagatgaaaagatcacCTATGTTCTTGAatacacagaattaatattgtcaaaatggccatactatcaaaatcgctatacagatttaatgcaatttctattaaggttccaatgacattcttcatagaaatagaagcagcggtcatgaaactcatttggaaaaataagaggcccagaatagccaaagcaatcctcagcaagaaaagtgaagcaggaggcatcaaaatactagactttaaattatactacagagttatagtaacaaaaatggcatggtatcggcaccaaaacagacatgaagaccaatggtacagactagaagacacagagacaaaccctcataataaatagttatctcaagctagacaaaggtgccaaaaacatacagagAAAAGTTGCCTCTTCAataattggtgctgggaaaactggaaatccatatgtagccaaatgaaatttaaccctatttcaccctgcacaaaactcagttcaaagtggatcaaggacccaagcattagaccagagactctgtgcctactagaagaaaatgtaggcccaactctccatcatgttggcttaggaaccaaattcttcaataagacttctaaagcacaagaagtaaaaccaagaatcaataaatggatggtaccaaactataaagctttttcatggcaaaagaaacaaccaaggacgtgagagagagcctacagaatgggagaaaatctttgctacctatacctcagatagagcattaatctccaggatgtggggggaaaggcacactcatacattgatggtgggactgtgaattggtgcaaccactctgggaagcagtatggagattccttaaaaaacttggactggaaccaccatttgacccagttatcccactccttggtttatacccaaaggacttaaaatcagcacatgatagtaacacagccacatcaatgtttacagcagctcaattcacaatagctaagctatagaaccaccttcatgcccttcaacagatgattaaagaaagaaaatgaggcatatatacacagtggactattactcagccataaagaaaaatgaaatatggcatttgccaggaaatggatcaaactggagactatcacgctaagtgaaataagccaatcccaaaaaccaaatgccatatgttctttctgatatgcagatgctaatgcaTATTAGGGTTGGGGGAGGAACTAGAATTTAAGTGGATCAGAcaatgggaatgaagggaagggtggggaaatgggaacaggaaagacagtagaatgaaatggacataactttcctatgttcatatatgaatacacaaccagtgaaactccacaacatgtacaaccacaagaatgggaagttatactccatgcatgtacaatatgtcaaaatacactctactgtcaggtataactaaaaagaaaaaaattttttaaaagactctacaatacaaagaaaaaaaagagaaagaaaagagctggGCAGGTGGGGAAAACCATTAACTACTGACACTTTCTGAATATGTGTATTTTCCCTGAGCTTCTGCAAGCGCTTGCAGAGGGCCGTTGTGCCTTGAGGATTCAACTTCACACCTCTGACAAATGCTGATGGTGGGCAGGTGGGATGGCTCTGGGTCTCCCGACCGTCTGTCCATGTGTCTTCTCCTGTTTTTGCAAGCTGATGAAGCAGTCCTGGTGGGCAGGCAGCAGGGGCCACCGCCAGTCCAGCACACATTCCAAGTCCACAGTCATTCCAGCCCTCTGTTTGGCAGGAGAGGAGCAACAACAGCCTGGGGCTGAGTCTGACGTCACACACGGCTAGTCACAAGCTTTGCTCTAAGGCTGCTTGGGAATATTCCTGGTTACCAAACCTTTGCATCATAGGCATGAAGAAGAGCTTATCTTCCCTCCCTTGCTCCAAGACACCCTCAAGGCCACTGTCCCAGGGCCTGCCCCTTCTATGGCATCCAGGGGTTTGGAGCGTAGCACCACTCTGGCTGGTGGCCTGCGGCCCCTCTTGGCgggctggcctcctgcctctgcttagCCATACATCTGCTTGAACTGAAAGCATTCGTTGCAGTAGCCGTTGCACTTGGCGTTGCCAAAGTGATCGCAGGCAGGGGCCCGGCAGCGCTGTTTAGGGGGCTCTTCGGCAGTAGACTCACCCCGGTGGGCCCCAGGGCCCACCCGCTGGCTGAGGTGCTGGCACTCCATACAGAGCTCCTCGCTGCGGCAGGCCAGGATGTTCTTGCAAGAGGCCCGGGCACACTTGGGCCTTGAGGCCCCCTGTGTGGTTCGAGGCACGTCTCTGCGCTGGCTCGATCTCTGGGTGGGAAGAACAGAGAGAACTGTTGCTCTCATTTCTCTGGAAGGACATAGTGAGTTCTCAGTTGACAGTGTGCATTCTACAATGGGCTTATTCTGCCTAAGCGAAGGGACACGGGCACATAGGCAGTGTGGGATGTTTCCTCCTAATCCCAAGGCCGCTGACCTGGCCCCAGGGAGGCCATGGGGAGCCAATGAGCCTGACAGAGAGGCCTGCAAACTGGTAGGGAGCTCTTCCCCTGGGATTCACCGTATCAGTGCCCCTACTTAGATGGTTCCCCTGCCCTTGTGCACACAACAGGCAAAACCTCTGTCACCGTTTGCTTTCTGATATGCTTTTCAGTGGAGGTACCTGTGAGACGCTGCCTTCTCTCTGGTTCAGGATAAAGGATTATTTAAGAGGTCTGCTTCTACTACAAATCATCAAGTCTCTGATCTGAAAGCCATGTGGCTTTCCGAATGCTGGGTTTTTATTTCATGGctaattttattggttttttcaAAACCAAATTCTATCTTGGGTCACACAAATGGACAACAGTCCTTCTAACCAGGGGAGCCACAGTGATGTCCACATTTTTCCCAGGTTCTTTTAGTGGACTTTCGTAAGCAATCCTGTGTCACTGGGAGACAAAACTGGCAGGGAGGAGAGCCTgtgggtcacacagctgggagaAACTGCTCTAGCTATGAGGACCCAACATGCACATGATCCTCAAAATGTCTTACCAGTTGCTGGTCAGTCCTTTTTGCTTCATGAAATCTCTGGTTCTGAGCTTCAATGAAGCATTTCTGACAGTATCCTTCAAACATGGTGCTTCCAAGGGTGCCGCACTCCCTCCCGAGGCACGGAACAGCATTCTGGAACCTGGAGGCCGTGGGACTGGCTTTCCCAGAGGCAGTGCCAAAATCTACAAGAGAATTGATGCTCCTCAGTACCACATCTGGGTCACCATGTAGACACAGACACTGATGTTAGAAAAGTAAATGGATTCTAAGTAAAGGTTAGGATAGCCTTAAATATATACTTGAGACTAGACATTTATAAActcagcaaaataataaaatcatcacCAGACATCTTAGGCTTTACAAATTGCTCACTTTGAACATGGAACAGCGATCAGTTACAGTAACAGAATAAAGAGCAGACATGAACTGCCTGCCCTTCTTCTCTCCAAATAGAATGCCAAACCACAAATGCTTTCCTACAGTGTCTGTGGAGACTGCCCTCTCTCTAGCTTTCAGATTTTGAGTTTCTCTCCTATACCAAATTTGAAGAAGTCTAACTTAAACTCTATCTTATAAATGCCAGGCACCCAATGACCTTATGAAAACCAATTCCATCAACTCTATCAGAAATCAACTCTATTGATTCTGGCAGGTGACAGCTAAAAGCTGCTTGCCTCACAGTGCCTGTGGTTTCCCTGTGCAAATGGCAGAGGCACCAAGACTGTCACCAAGGGCAAGCAGGTGGAAAAGCAGTGGGATCTGACCATTCCACCTGTGCACTCAGACAGgttggctttcttttttatttgcggtgctggggatttgaacccagggccctgtgcttgcgaggcaaatactctacaaaccgaactatatccccagccctcaggctCTCTTTCTTGAAGTTTAGGAACAAAACCCTTTCCAGGCAACAGCTGCTACACTAGGAAATCTATCATTTCACTCACGTTTGTTTTCTCTATACTCGATGAAACACAGCGTGCAAAATCCCTTGTTTTCTGGAGTCCCAAAATACACACAGCCAGCTTTTCTGCACTTGCTAGTCCCGGTCCTGTCCCCTGGAGTCCGTGAGGCTTGGGAGAGGCAGCCAGAGGGGTCCTCGTTTCCAGCTCTGTGGCAAGAGTGCGGGGAAAGACTCTGGATGAGCTGTGAGGGGTCTGACTTGGATCGCTGGtgacaggaaggagggaggctgGAACCTAGGCTGGAGGAGGGCTCTGCCGTAGTCCTTTTGAAGCAAGTACTGCAGATCCCATTAAATGTCCTGGTAACGTCCTGGAGGCAGGCCCGGCACTTACCAGGATCTAAATGCCTCGTGGTGTCTGTGGTGTGGTTGGCATTAAGCTGCCGGGCATTGTGGCAACGCTCACAAAATCCGTTGTGCTGCACATTCAGGGTGAAAGGGCAGCCGGGACTCCTGCATTTCATGGCGGTGGTCTCGCTGAACAGGAAAAGGCTGGGCGCTGTTGGTGGGGCTGAATGAGGCCCTCCGGCTGactcctcagggctccaggccGCGGGCTCGTAGGCCTCTCCCCGAGAGGCCCCGAGTGCCACACCAGGCAGCCCATCCGGGCCTGGCTTGAAGTTCAGCTTCGGCAATTTGTTTTGGTTCTTCTGCCGCCTCTCTGAGCACTCATGGCAGAAAGGCTGGGTGTTCACAGACATGAAGAAAGGGCAGTTGGGCGTTTCACATTTTACATCCATGAGAGAAAGCTGGGGCGTGGAAGGTTCCACAGGGTTCTGTGCACGcgcccctctcctcccctgctcGTTGTTCTCCTGCCACTTCTTGTACTCGTGCTGCACAAGTTCAAAGTAATCATCGACCAGGTTTATTTCCTTTGGTAAATTAGCTTCATCCAACCTGAAGGGCAAATGGAAAATGGGAGATGACATAATGACCTCCAAGACTTTACTTCATTAGCCACCCAGACACAGTTTCAGAATGTGGATCATGGCAACGAATTTAATTCACCAAAATCACTGGAATGCGGGCCGACGAGCTAATACGGTCCAACACATTTCCTAATACATTCTCGAGTGAAAGATGAGGCCAGTGAGTCAGCTAAGAAGACTTCATAAGAAAATTCACAGTCTCATTTATTCTATCTTCTGCACCCCAAATTATAGGTAATTCTAAAGATAGGGTCCTCTCTACAGAGCCACCTCTACATCTTACTACTCCAGTATTCCTTTAAAACATTCGTTTTATCCTTTAACTTCTCAGAGATCAAATGTTTAGTTAAATTGTACTATTAGCAATAGTAAAATAGACTACTCATTTGGTCTGGTCTGCTCTGCCGTACAAGCGACTCTGGAACTCTGTGTTCTGTATTTTGCTGTTGTTCATTTCAAACTATTGTCTCATCTGTACTAAAGCTCCCTGTCATGATTAAGCGGTGAACATGCCCATGGGCGCTGTCTGTTTACTTCTGATTCTAACTGGCTACTCTTCACTTTGAGAAACTGATTCTTGTATGCACCAccattattttcttgtttctttgttttttttatttctgtggtgctggggctggaacccagggcctggtctcgagcatgttaggcaagcactctagcactgattTCTGCCTACAGCCCCCATCTCACACATTTCAAGTCCTCAAAAACTTTATGGTTGAGCTTTGGAGTGGCAGCAGCTTATATGGCTAAAGTAAAGGCAGTCACAGATGACAAAGAAGGTGCTAAAAATAAACGGCTTACTTTGCAGCATTAATCAGATGAGTCGTGCCGTGGTCCCAGCCTTGGACTGGGATTTCTATCACCATCAAGTACTCCTTCAAGAGCTTGTCCTTCATCTCATTTTCAGGCTCTGTCAGAAAGTGAATTTTTAAGTCTTCAAATCTTCCTCGGTCTCTGTTGACAAGCGGAACAGCTCggatttctaaaagaaaacaaaaacaaaaacaaaaacagcacatgaataaaatattattcaactgAAAGAGATTGCAGGTAAGATCATATGCATAGAAAGATTAAACAGTGAAAATGCAGAAAGCATACAATTTAAAGAGGAGAAAAGTATATCGTCTAGTCATAGTTAAGCCcaaagggaaaacaaagtacaCTCAACtctaatataaaaatgcattgcttCCAGGGAGCTCACACAATATTAACCAGCCTGCAGGCAGCAGATCTTACTGGTTAAATTCCCAAGCTTCAGAATCAGACTAACCTAAATTTGAAGTGTGACTTTGTCACTATCAAGTTCTGTGACACTAGGCAGGTTATTTATAACCCCTCTGAGTTCCAActgcctcatctgtaaaataaagctGCCCAAGCCCACATCTCATGGAGATGCCATAATGatgaaatggaatgaaataatgTACCTGAAGCACTCAGCACAGTGCCTATTACACATTACATTACTATCCTAACAGCTAACCTGACAGGTATTTATTTATCTGCTCCATGCCAGGCATTATAGTGAGGACACTGTGTACCTTAATCTATTAGGTATAAGAGTGACAGTGGTAGGAATATGTGTATATGGAGCTGTCAACAGAGGCTTCAAGGAGGAACAGAACATACCCAGGTATCATAGCAAAGTCCTATTTCtactacatacatatatatatatctcctacTTGTGATAAATGTGCTTAAAGTATCATACACAAAAAGATATGGGTGTGTTATGATTATTGCTACTGCATTACCGTTGTAGGTCATGTGACTCtaatctaaaaattcaaaatctgaagtgTTCCCCAATTTGAAACTTTGGAGTGGACTCTGGAGGAGGATTCTGGATTTTGAATTAGGAATGCTCAACTGGTAAAgtttatgcaaatattaaaaaatctgaaagactctaaaatctgaaacactctGGTTCTAAGAATTTCAGATAAGAGATACTCGACCTGTATTAGCTAAGCAAAGGACAGaataatatattgaaataaaaagagTATACTTAAATAAGGCTATTTCAATTAGGAAGAAGAGAACAAAGCCTAGTTCTACTATCTACCAGACGTTATGAATGTGAACGGAAGCTGTTAGCTCACCAGGCCCACTGTCCTTCAGAGTCACCAGGGGTACAAAGTGCTGGCTGTCATAGCCGAGGACAATGGGGTATCTGTAGCATTCCTGGGCAGGCCAGTGGAGAGGCAAGTATATTCCACCCACTTTCAAAGGGGCGAAATTGGAACCTGATTCCAAACTTCTCAGCATTTTGTCTGtttaaggaaagagaaagaaaaacaaggccCTCAGGTGACTTTCATCAAATTCCATGCAGTTACTGTTACCTGTAACTTTGGGAATGTGGGTTTTTCCTAGGAATCAAAGCATGAAAGCTGAAAAgcacttaaatataaataaatgatctgCAGGCATCTCACCTGAAATGACAATGATGGGCCTTCTGAGGATGTTGcaaagaacaaatatatgaatttcTTCCAGTGAATTATACTGAAGTCCACTTCGGGCTGCTGGGGTGTCTGTGGATGCCATTTTGATAAGGTTGTCCCATTCATCATTCCAGTTCTAAGGGGAAAGGGgccaagagaaacaaaacaaaactgtaattGAATACACTCTGCGTTAAAAAGTCATTCTGGTATGactttacatttattcatttatattacttagcttattttttcccctttcttaaaATCACCACTCAAATGATCATCTTTTCCCCccattttggttttcttcctttacttttttccACCACAAAGCAAACTCAAAACCAGGGGAGACTAGGGACAGCACCTGCTTTCAAAAAAATCCCTGGTGAGGCATAACATTGAAGCCCCTCATCCAAATGTACACAAAAAATTCCAAGCTTGGGACCAAGAATGGTAAAGTGGTAAGTCTTCTTTTGATTGGCTGGTTCAATAGTGCATGTGAAGGGCAATCGCACTGAAAAACAGGAATGCCAAAGAGAAGGCCATGATTTGGAAGACCCCCTAAAACATGGAGAACACTGCTGGGAATCTGCAACTCAAAGCCTTGGAACAGTCATGATCCTTGGGTTAATCCCACAGGAGGTTTCTGGTGTTTTCCACTGAGTGTGCTTTGCTTAGCCAAATTCATGTGACCTAGTAAGTCATTTGCTCCTCTTAGCACAGGGACTAGCCTAGAGAACCCTTCGCCCACCATGGAGTTGTCAATAGATGCTTCATGGAGGAACAGAACATACCCGAGTATCATAGCAAAGCCCCGTTTCCACGAATTCCTGAGATTTCAGAGATTCCAGCTGCCAGCGGAATTTAAAATTGCGTGTGTCTGTCTCCTTGAGAGTGCTGAAGAGTGCCTTCCTCAGGACCAGGTCTGTGTCCTGGACACCCCACATGTATTGACAAGCAGCATGCATGAGGCAATTTCCATCACCTGAGGACAGAAGGGAGTCATGAGAAGCAGTTAAATCACCTGCACGTAAGGCACTGCAAAGGTTTTCAGAATAAACTAGCCTGACTGCTCCCACAGGGGGCTGAATGGTTTGATTTCTTAGTCAAGGGCCAACTGATAACATTCCACAAGGTGATATAGCTATAAGGAAAAAGtaattcttttcattcttccttataatGAATAGCACCAAGAGGGCAAAGGGGTCAGAGGACCTTGGTTGCAGCGTGGCTCTCCTCCTACCTGGATAAGGTGACCTTGAGGAAAT contains:
- the Tnfaip3 gene encoding tumor necrosis factor alpha-induced protein 3 isoform X3; its protein translation is MAEQLLPQALYLSNMRKAVKIRERTPEDIFKPTNGIIHHFKTMHRYTLEMFRTCQFCPQFREIIHKALIDRSIQASLESQKKLNWCREVRKLVALKTNGDGNCLMHAACQYMWGVQDTDLVLRKALFSTLKETDTRNFKFRWQLESLKSQEFVETGLCYDTRNWNDEWDNLIKMASTDTPAARSGLQYNSLEEIHIFVLCNILRRPIIVISEIRAVPLVNRDRGRFEDLKIHFLTEPENEMKDKLLKEYLMVIEIPVQGWDHGTTHLINAAKLDEANLPKEINLVDDYFELVQHEYKKWQENNEQGRRGARAQNPVEPSTPQLSLMDVKCETPNCPFFMSVNTQPFCHECSERRQKNQNKLPKLNFKPGPDGLPGVALGASRGEAYEPAAWSPEESAGGPHSAPPTAPSLFLFSETTAMKCRSPGCPFTLNVQHNGFCERCHNARQLNANHTTDTTRHLDPGKCRACLQDVTRTFNGICSTCFKRTTAEPSSSLGSSLPPSCHQRSKSDPSQLIQSLSPHSCHRAGNEDPSGCLSQASRTPGDRTGTSKCRKAGCVYFGTPENKGFCTLCFIEYRENKHFGTASGKASPTASRFQNAVPCLGRECGTLGSTMFEGYCQKCFIEAQNQRFHEAKRTDQQLRSSQRRDVPRTTQGASRPKCARASCKNILACRSEELCMECQHLSQRVGPGAHRGESTAEEPPKQRCRAPACDHFGNAKCNGYCNECFQFKQMYG
- the Tnfaip3 gene encoding tumor necrosis factor alpha-induced protein 3 isoform X1, coding for MAEQLLPQALYLSNMRKAVKIRERTPEDIFKPTNGIIHHFKTMHRYTLEMFRTCQFCPQFREIIHKALIDRSIQASLESQKKLNWCREVRKLVALKTNGDGNCLMHAACQYMWGVQDTDLVLRKALFSTLKETDTRNFKFRWQLESLKSQEFVETGLCYDTRNWNDEWDNLIKMASTDTPAARSGLQYNSLEEIHIFVLCNILRRPIIVISDKMLRSLESGSNFAPLKVGGIYLPLHWPAQECYRYPIVLGYDSQHFVPLVTLKDSGPEIRAVPLVNRDRGRFEDLKIHFLTEPENEMKDKLLKEYLMVIEIPVQGWDHGTTHLINAAKLDEANLPKEINLVDDYFELVQHEYKKWQENNEQGRRGARAQNPVEPSTPQLSLMDVKCETPNCPFFMSVNTQPFCHECSERRQKNQNKLPKLNFKPGPDGLPGVALGASRGEAYEPAAWSPEESAGGPHSAPPTAPSLFLFSETTAMKCRSPGCPFTLNVQHNGFCERCHNARQLNANHTTDTTRHLDPGKCRACLQDVTRTFNGICSTCFKRTTAEPSSSLGSSLPPSCHQRSKSDPSQLIQSLSPHSCHRAGNEDPSGCLSQASRTPGDRTGTSKCRKAGCVYFGTPENKGFCTLCFIEYRENKHFGTASGKASPTASRFQNAVPCLGRECGTLGSTMFEGYCQKCFIEAQNQRFHEAKRTDQQLRSSQRRDVPRTTQGASRPKCARASCKNILACRSEELCMECQHLSQRVGPGAHRGESTAEEPPKQRCRAPACDHFGNAKCNGYCNECFQFKQMYG
- the Tnfaip3 gene encoding tumor necrosis factor alpha-induced protein 3 isoform X2, producing MAEQLLPQALYLSNMRKAVKIRERTPEDIFKPTNGIIHHFKTMHRYTLEMFRTCQFCPQFREIIHKALIDRSIQASLESQKKLNWCREVRKLVALKTNGDGNCLMHAACQYMWGVQDTDLVLRKALFSTLKETDTRNFKFRWQLESLKSQEFVETGLCYDTRNWNDEWDNLIKMASTDTPAARSGLQYNSLEEIHIFVLCNILRRPIIVISDKMLRSLESGSNFAPLKVGGIYLPLHWPAQECYRYPIVLGYDSQHFVPLVTLKDSGPEIRAVPLVNRDRGRFEDLKIHFLTEPENEMKDKLLKEYLMVIEIPVQGWDHGTTHLINAAKLDEANLPKEINLVDDYFELVQHEYKKWQENNEQGRRGARAQNPVEPSTPQLSLMDVKCETPNCPFFMSVNTQPFCHECSERRQKNQNKLPKLNFKPGPDGLPGVALGASRGEAYEPAAWSPEESAGGPHSAPPTAPSLFLFSETTAMKCRSPGCPFTLNVQHNGFCERCHNARQLNANHTTDTTRHLDPGKCRACLQDVTRTFNGICSTCFKRTTAEPSSSLGSSLPPSCHQRSKSDPSQLIQSLSPHSCHRAGNEDPSGCLSQASRTPGDRTGTSKCRKAGCVYFGTPENKGFCTLCFIEYRENKHFGTASGKASPTASRFQNAVPCLGRECGTLGSTMFEGYCQKCFIEAQNQRFHEAKRTDQQLRNESNSSLCSSHPEIEPAQRRASNHTGGLKAQVCPGLLQEHPGLPQRGALYGVPAPQPAGGPWGPPG